In one Arthrobacter jinronghuae genomic region, the following are encoded:
- a CDS encoding GlxA family transcriptional regulator yields MLRSVAVIVLDGVAPFEFGVMVEVFGIDRSQRGGGVPAFDFRLCTPEPGLVSTKAGFSITVDSGLKAAEDADLVVMAPAGDNAAETDPRVLDVLRRAHQRGAWVMSICTGAFRLAEAGLLDGRRATTHWMYSAEMAARYPAVQVDADVLYVRDGNIITSAGTAAGIDAALHLVRIECGAKIAAAIARDMVVPPHRDGGQAQYIDRAVPDGSCETLEPVLEWIGEHLAQEHSVKDLASRAAMSPRTFARRFRAETGTTPAAWINAQRVLYAQELLEDTDLSIDEVARASGFGQPELLRHHFHRDVGASPAAYRRTFRGVAARQPR; encoded by the coding sequence ATGCTTCGATCCGTAGCGGTAATAGTGCTGGACGGTGTCGCGCCGTTCGAGTTCGGCGTCATGGTCGAGGTGTTCGGCATTGACCGTTCGCAGCGGGGCGGTGGAGTCCCCGCGTTCGATTTCCGGCTGTGCACTCCGGAACCGGGCCTGGTGTCCACTAAGGCCGGGTTCAGCATCACGGTGGACTCCGGGCTTAAGGCAGCGGAGGATGCGGACCTCGTGGTGATGGCTCCTGCGGGGGACAACGCGGCGGAAACCGATCCCCGGGTCCTGGACGTGCTGCGCCGCGCCCATCAGCGCGGTGCCTGGGTGATGAGCATCTGTACGGGCGCCTTCCGCCTCGCCGAAGCCGGGTTGCTGGACGGACGCCGGGCCACCACGCATTGGATGTACTCGGCGGAGATGGCTGCCCGCTACCCGGCCGTCCAGGTGGATGCGGATGTGCTGTACGTCCGGGACGGGAACATCATCACCAGCGCCGGCACCGCTGCCGGCATTGATGCGGCGCTGCATCTGGTCCGGATTGAATGCGGGGCGAAGATCGCCGCTGCCATCGCCCGCGACATGGTGGTGCCTCCCCACCGGGACGGGGGACAGGCGCAGTACATTGACCGTGCGGTCCCTGACGGTTCATGCGAAACCCTTGAGCCGGTACTGGAATGGATCGGGGAACACCTCGCGCAGGAGCACAGCGTGAAGGACCTGGCGTCCCGGGCCGCCATGTCGCCGCGGACCTTCGCACGCCGTTTCCGGGCCGAAACCGGGACAACTCCGGCCGCTTGGATCAACGCACAGCGGGTGCTTTACGCGCAGGAACTGCTGGAGGATACGGATCTCAGCATTGATGAGGTGGCTCGGGCCTCCGGATTCGGCCAGCCTGAACTGCTGCGTCACCACTTCCATCGGGATGTAGGAGCCAGCCCTGCCGCCTACCGCCGGACCTTCCGCGGTGTGGCCGCACGGCAGCCGCGCTGA
- a CDS encoding MaoC family dehydratase has translation MAHFGSVQELGEAVGRQETSEWVLIDQERVNLFAKATDDHQWIHVDPERAAEGPFGGTIAHGYLSLALLPALASGRFRVDGMVMGVNYGLDRVRFPHPVPVGSRVRARSEIASVETVAQGVRVKLLVSIEIEGVDKPACVAESISLYVLG, from the coding sequence ATGGCCCATTTCGGTTCCGTGCAGGAACTCGGGGAAGCAGTCGGGCGCCAGGAGACCAGCGAGTGGGTCCTCATTGACCAGGAGCGGGTGAACCTGTTCGCCAAGGCCACTGATGACCACCAGTGGATCCATGTGGATCCCGAACGGGCTGCCGAGGGGCCCTTCGGCGGCACCATTGCGCACGGCTATCTGAGCCTGGCCCTGCTGCCGGCGCTCGCCTCCGGCCGGTTCCGCGTGGACGGCATGGTGATGGGCGTGAACTACGGCCTGGACCGGGTGCGTTTCCCGCATCCGGTGCCGGTGGGCAGCCGTGTCCGTGCCCGGTCGGAGATCGCCTCGGTAGAGACCGTGGCGCAGGGCGTGCGGGTCAAACTCCTGGTCAGCATCGAGATAGAGGGCGTGGACAAACCTGCCTGCGTCGCGGAGTCGATTTCGCTTTACGTGCTGGGCTAG
- a CDS encoding branched-chain amino acid ABC transporter permease produces MSVTKRYGFAGAAMVLLIGLTFVIPSFSSYQLATACAYLCGIAGLTLLTGAGGQLSLGQAALMAAGAYSYALTANTMADAGTEGPLLLLVPLAAAVIGAAVLGLVIGLAAGRLHGPYLAGFTMALVVALPAVTSTFSSVLGGDQGLWITVEKRPASLRGIVSNEAWQAWLAVVCSVLVLTLLANLLHGRFGRHLRAVRDNPVAAALAGINPARTKVTAFVISSAAAGMGGGLLAYTTQSAGPGAYSLVFSLFLLMAAVVGGIGSLTGAVWGAVLLVALPHLISTATSRLELSTDLAQRLDGNLAVAIFGLVLVLVVLLAPQGIQGLLVRAGRRLGQARSVSVPPQSAKSAPSPASSTPTRLSARHEPEQLPATPKGQ; encoded by the coding sequence ATGAGCGTCACCAAGCGGTATGGCTTTGCCGGGGCCGCAATGGTCCTGCTGATCGGACTGACGTTTGTCATCCCGTCGTTCTCCTCGTACCAGCTCGCCACTGCCTGCGCCTACCTGTGCGGGATCGCCGGGCTCACCCTGCTGACGGGCGCCGGAGGCCAGCTGTCCCTTGGGCAGGCGGCCCTCATGGCTGCCGGAGCCTACAGCTACGCGTTAACCGCCAATACAATGGCCGACGCCGGCACGGAGGGCCCGCTGCTGCTCCTGGTGCCGCTGGCCGCAGCTGTCATCGGTGCAGCCGTCCTCGGCCTGGTGATCGGACTCGCGGCCGGGCGGCTTCACGGCCCCTATCTGGCCGGCTTCACCATGGCGCTGGTGGTGGCCCTTCCCGCGGTCACCAGCACGTTCTCCTCGGTGCTTGGCGGAGACCAGGGGTTGTGGATCACCGTGGAAAAACGCCCGGCCTCGCTGCGCGGCATTGTGTCCAATGAAGCATGGCAGGCGTGGCTCGCCGTCGTCTGCTCCGTCCTGGTCCTGACCCTGCTGGCGAACCTGCTGCACGGACGCTTCGGCCGGCACCTGCGGGCCGTGCGGGACAACCCAGTGGCGGCGGCGCTCGCCGGCATCAACCCGGCCCGCACCAAAGTCACGGCCTTCGTCATCAGCTCCGCCGCGGCAGGGATGGGCGGCGGCCTGCTGGCGTACACCACGCAGAGTGCCGGTCCAGGGGCCTACTCACTGGTGTTCTCCCTCTTCCTGCTTATGGCCGCCGTGGTCGGCGGCATCGGTTCCCTGACCGGAGCAGTCTGGGGCGCCGTGCTCCTGGTTGCCCTGCCGCACCTGATCAGCACGGCCACTTCCCGGCTCGAACTGTCCACGGACCTTGCCCAGCGGCTGGACGGCAACCTTGCGGTTGCCATCTTCGGACTGGTCCTGGTCCTCGTGGTGCTGCTTGCCCCGCAGGGCATCCAGGGCCTGCTGGTCCGGGCCGGCCGCCGGCTGGGTCAGGCCCGTTCCGTTTCCGTTCCGCCGCAGTCCGCAAAATCCGCACCGTCACCAGCATCCAGTACACCCACCCGGTTATCCGCCCGGCATGAGCCCGAGCAGCTACCGGCAACCCCGAAAGGTCAATGA
- a CDS encoding branched-chain amino acid ABC transporter permease → MDRFLFLTFDGLARGAVLAAFALSLVLIWRAARIVNFAQGAMAVAATYIAFTVTALTGSYWAGLAAALVAGFLIGALVERGVMRFVGNSSALNPVIAGLGLLMLIQAILGMVFGNSYRTMVTPFSSNPVEIFGITVFSSYDLFVFACIALLVGGLVLLFTKTPLGLRLRASAFAPDLARLLGVRTSRMLTLGWAMSSALGALAALLVIPTELGLNPHAADTVFVYAFTVAVIGGLDSPAGAVLGGLAVGVLLSWVSGYGGATLAPIAILLLLLAVLLVRPGGIFSMTKERTV, encoded by the coding sequence ATGGACAGATTTCTTTTCCTCACCTTTGACGGCCTCGCCCGCGGCGCGGTCCTCGCTGCCTTCGCGCTCTCCCTGGTGCTGATCTGGCGTGCAGCCCGGATCGTGAACTTTGCGCAGGGCGCGATGGCGGTGGCGGCAACCTACATTGCCTTCACGGTCACCGCCCTCACCGGAAGCTACTGGGCCGGACTCGCCGCTGCCCTCGTAGCGGGTTTCCTCATCGGAGCCCTGGTGGAACGCGGCGTCATGCGCTTCGTGGGCAACAGTTCCGCCCTGAACCCGGTCATTGCCGGGCTGGGCCTGCTGATGCTGATCCAGGCCATTTTGGGCATGGTGTTCGGGAACAGCTACCGGACCATGGTGACGCCGTTCAGCTCAAACCCGGTGGAGATCTTCGGCATTACCGTCTTCTCCTCCTATGACCTCTTCGTCTTTGCCTGCATAGCCCTTTTGGTAGGCGGACTGGTCCTGCTGTTCACCAAGACGCCCCTGGGACTGCGGCTGCGGGCCTCCGCCTTCGCCCCGGACCTGGCCCGGCTCCTCGGCGTGCGGACCTCGCGGATGCTCACCCTGGGCTGGGCCATGTCCTCCGCCCTGGGCGCGCTCGCCGCCCTGTTGGTCATTCCCACCGAGCTGGGACTCAATCCGCATGCCGCGGACACGGTCTTCGTTTATGCGTTCACCGTTGCCGTCATCGGCGGACTGGACTCCCCCGCCGGTGCCGTGCTGGGCGGACTGGCCGTGGGGGTGCTGCTGAGCTGGGTCAGCGGCTACGGGGGCGCCACCCTGGCGCCCATCGCCATCCTGCTCCTGCTGCTGGCCGTACTGCTGGTCCGCCCCGGCGGAATCTTCTCGATGACCAAGGAGCGAACGGTATGA
- the fabG gene encoding 3-oxoacyl-ACP reductase FabG, with the protein MTEAPAPLDQRTAVVTGAGRGIGAAVAMRLAADGHRVAVLDLREEDTAATVEAINNSGGKAVGVGADVADAAAVEQAVGRIAGELGAPTILVNNAGILRDNLLFKMTDTDWDAVMGVHLRGAFLMSRAVQAHQVQQKWGRIINLSSTSALGNRGQANYAAAKAGIQGFTKTLAIELGRYNVTVNAIAPGFIQTDMTRATAERVGVPFEDFVAHAAKEIPVGRAGTPADIAAAASFFAREEASFVSGQVLYVAGGPKA; encoded by the coding sequence ATGACAGAGGCACCAGCACCCTTGGACCAGCGCACCGCCGTCGTCACCGGAGCAGGACGCGGGATCGGCGCCGCGGTCGCGATGCGGCTCGCAGCGGACGGACACCGCGTTGCCGTCCTTGATCTGCGGGAGGAGGACACGGCCGCCACCGTGGAGGCCATCAACAACTCCGGCGGCAAGGCCGTGGGTGTAGGCGCCGACGTCGCCGATGCCGCCGCCGTCGAGCAGGCGGTGGGCCGCATCGCCGGGGAGCTGGGGGCGCCCACCATCCTGGTCAACAACGCCGGCATCCTCCGGGACAACCTGCTGTTCAAGATGACGGACACGGACTGGGACGCCGTGATGGGAGTGCACCTGCGCGGAGCGTTCCTCATGAGCCGGGCGGTGCAGGCGCATCAGGTGCAGCAGAAATGGGGGCGCATCATCAACCTCTCGAGCACCTCCGCCCTCGGCAACCGCGGCCAGGCGAATTACGCCGCGGCCAAGGCAGGCATCCAGGGCTTCACCAAGACACTGGCCATCGAACTGGGCCGCTACAACGTCACAGTCAATGCGATTGCCCCCGGCTTCATCCAGACGGACATGACACGGGCGACGGCGGAACGCGTGGGAGTGCCGTTCGAAGACTTCGTGGCGCATGCGGCGAAGGAAATCCCCGTGGGGCGGGCCGGGACCCCGGCGGACATAGCTGCGGCGGCGTCCTTCTTTGCCCGCGAGGAGGCCTCGTTCGTTTCCGGACAGGTGCTCTACGTCGCCGGCGGACCGAAGGCCTAG
- a CDS encoding helix-turn-helix transcriptional regulator, whose protein sequence is MLETSARLLQLLSLLQLRREWTGAALAERLSITERTVRRDIGKLRTLGYPISASPGIAGGYQLGAGAQLPPLLLDDDEALAVALGLAAVATGPVTGIGEASVRALAKLEQVLPGRLRPKFSALRQSVSTLAGPQGGVDPEILTAFSAGITEHRVLSFRYTAADGGSGRRIVEPYRLVGTGRRWYAVAWDLDRSDWRTFRVDRCTSTPAPRERFTPRPLPARDLAAYVQESITRNPYRYSVVVRLAAPLAAVAERVPPDVASLEADGPGHTIVRGGWDSLDLPLINLTAWGVPFEILDPPEMRERARRAVSLLQRAVEIPPTAESGKTVRPSH, encoded by the coding sequence ATGTTGGAGACTTCCGCACGGCTCCTGCAGCTGCTTTCGCTGCTGCAGCTGCGGCGCGAGTGGACCGGGGCAGCGCTCGCGGAACGGTTGTCCATCACCGAACGCACGGTGCGCCGGGACATCGGCAAGCTGCGCACGCTCGGCTATCCCATCTCGGCGTCCCCGGGCATTGCCGGCGGCTACCAGCTCGGTGCCGGAGCGCAGCTTCCGCCGCTGCTGCTCGACGACGACGAGGCCCTCGCCGTCGCACTCGGACTTGCCGCGGTGGCCACGGGACCCGTGACCGGAATCGGGGAAGCCTCGGTCCGGGCGCTGGCGAAGCTCGAACAGGTCCTGCCCGGGCGGCTCCGCCCCAAGTTCTCGGCCCTGCGCCAGTCCGTCTCCACGCTGGCCGGGCCGCAGGGCGGCGTCGACCCGGAGATCCTCACCGCCTTTTCCGCCGGCATCACCGAGCACCGGGTCCTGAGTTTCCGTTACACCGCAGCCGACGGCGGTTCCGGCCGCCGGATCGTGGAACCCTACCGGCTGGTCGGCACCGGCAGGCGCTGGTACGCCGTCGCCTGGGACCTGGACCGCTCTGACTGGCGGACCTTCCGGGTGGACCGCTGCACCAGCACCCCCGCCCCGCGCGAGCGGTTCACGCCCCGGCCCCTGCCGGCCCGGGACCTCGCCGCCTACGTCCAGGAATCGATTACCCGCAACCCCTACCGCTACTCGGTGGTGGTGCGGCTGGCCGCTCCGCTGGCGGCGGTCGCCGAACGGGTGCCGCCGGATGTGGCCAGCCTCGAAGCGGACGGCCCCGGGCACACCATTGTGCGCGGCGGCTGGGATTCCCTGGACCTCCCCCTGATCAACCTGACCGCCTGGGGCGTGCCCTTCGAGATCCTCGACCCGCCGGAGATGCGGGAGCGGGCCCGCCGCGCCGTCTCCCTGCTGCAGCGCGCCGTCGAAATCCCGCCCACGGCGGAATCCGGAAAGACCGTCCGGCCAAGCCACTAG
- a CDS encoding ABC transporter ATP-binding protein: MTAALVLEGVSAGYGAVRVLHGIDLSVAEGSITTVVGANGAGKTTLLRTITGQLRPSAGSIRIKDGKDLTRVPVEDMVRHGVALVPEGRGVITELTVDENLRLGGLWRKDRKAADEVLTGMYELFEPLARRRKAAGHQLSGGERQMLALGRALMAAPSLLLLDEPSLGLAPKVTAQILGMLRRLRDDTGLTVLLIEQNVRSALAVADHGVVLNLGRIVASRPAAELAEDTDLRHTYLGF; this comes from the coding sequence ATGACCGCCGCACTGGTATTGGAAGGCGTCAGTGCGGGTTACGGCGCCGTCCGGGTGCTGCACGGGATCGACCTTTCGGTGGCGGAAGGCTCCATCACCACCGTCGTAGGGGCCAACGGGGCCGGCAAGACCACCCTCCTGCGGACCATCACCGGCCAGCTGCGGCCCTCGGCCGGCAGCATCCGCATCAAAGATGGAAAGGACCTGACCCGGGTACCGGTCGAGGACATGGTGCGCCACGGCGTCGCACTGGTTCCCGAAGGCCGCGGCGTCATCACCGAACTGACGGTGGATGAAAACCTGCGCCTGGGCGGGCTGTGGCGGAAGGACCGTAAGGCAGCGGATGAGGTGCTCACCGGGATGTACGAACTCTTCGAGCCCCTTGCCCGACGCCGGAAGGCTGCCGGACACCAGCTCTCGGGCGGCGAGCGCCAGATGCTTGCGCTGGGGCGGGCCCTGATGGCCGCACCGTCGCTCCTCCTGCTGGACGAGCCGTCCCTGGGACTGGCCCCCAAGGTGACCGCACAGATCCTGGGCATGCTGCGCCGCCTCCGCGACGACACCGGCCTGACCGTACTGCTGATCGAGCAGAACGTCCGGAGTGCACTCGCTGTCGCGGACCACGGGGTAGTGCTCAACCTCGGCCGCATTGTCGCCTCACGGCCGGCGGCCGAGCTGGCCGAAGACACCGACCTCCGCCACACCTACCTGGGGTTCTAA
- a CDS encoding ABC transporter substrate-binding protein, whose amino-acid sequence MMIRSKLRLGTAVLAAAALGLASCASPDEGGEAAAEDVPGITDTTVTVGTHQPLTGPAAAGYSTISPATKAYFDYVNDNGGVNGRTIEYIVKDDGYNPANTQTAVREMVLQDEVFALVGGLGTPPHSAVLDFVNDNEVPDLFVASGSPTWNQPEDYPYTYGFMVDYPTESRILATYAQEEFPDKTYCFFGQDDDFGEEFQAGLEAVLGEDGLADTQVYSTANTDVAAQISAMKEAGCEVNFLATINGFSAQAVGTAAKLGYFPQWMASSAGGDFNTLSGYLGENTNKLLQGFVSANYLPGYSDTEDEWTAKFSEINEEYNAGAPFDGNTIFGMSIGYLFVEALKEAGENPTRESLLEALESGNVTGNGHAPLGFGEDSHQGYTGAMLTRVDNGVQSYFGTPFVVTGDEVEEYTEERPAMPADGLPE is encoded by the coding sequence ATGATGATCCGTTCCAAGCTCCGACTGGGCACCGCCGTCCTTGCAGCCGCTGCCCTCGGCCTGGCCTCATGCGCTTCACCGGACGAAGGAGGCGAGGCAGCCGCCGAAGATGTTCCCGGAATCACCGACACCACCGTCACCGTCGGTACCCACCAGCCGCTCACCGGACCGGCAGCGGCCGGCTACTCCACGATTTCACCGGCCACGAAGGCATACTTCGATTACGTCAACGACAACGGCGGAGTCAACGGCCGCACCATTGAGTACATCGTGAAGGATGACGGCTACAACCCCGCCAACACCCAGACGGCGGTACGCGAGATGGTGCTCCAGGACGAGGTCTTCGCCCTCGTGGGCGGACTCGGCACGCCGCCGCACAGCGCTGTCCTGGATTTCGTAAACGACAACGAGGTGCCGGATCTCTTCGTGGCTTCCGGCAGCCCCACCTGGAACCAACCCGAGGACTACCCGTATACCTACGGTTTCATGGTGGACTACCCCACCGAGTCACGGATCCTCGCCACCTATGCGCAGGAAGAGTTCCCGGACAAGACCTACTGCTTCTTCGGCCAGGATGATGACTTCGGCGAGGAATTCCAGGCGGGGCTTGAAGCGGTGCTCGGAGAGGACGGCCTGGCCGACACCCAGGTCTACTCAACGGCCAATACCGATGTCGCGGCGCAGATCAGTGCGATGAAGGAAGCCGGCTGCGAAGTTAACTTCCTGGCAACCATCAACGGCTTCAGTGCCCAGGCAGTGGGGACGGCGGCGAAACTCGGCTACTTCCCGCAGTGGATGGCTTCCTCGGCCGGCGGGGATTTCAACACCCTGTCCGGCTATCTGGGCGAGAACACGAACAAGCTGCTGCAGGGCTTCGTCAGCGCCAACTACCTCCCGGGCTATTCGGACACCGAGGACGAGTGGACGGCAAAATTCTCCGAAATCAACGAGGAGTACAACGCCGGGGCTCCGTTTGACGGCAACACCATTTTCGGAATGTCCATCGGCTACCTCTTCGTTGAGGCGCTCAAGGAAGCCGGGGAGAACCCGACCCGGGAATCCCTGCTCGAAGCACTCGAATCCGGCAACGTCACCGGCAACGGCCACGCACCGCTGGGCTTCGGCGAAGACAGCCACCAGGGGTACACCGGAGCAATGCTGACCCGGGTGGACAACGGCGTGCAGTCCTACTTCGGGACCCCGTTCGTGGTAACAGGTGACGAGGTGGAGGAATACACCGAAGAACGGCCTGCCATGCCGGCAGACGGCCTGCCCGAGTAG